Genomic segment of Halarchaeum grantii:
CTGAGATAGTTCCGTTTGGCTCAAACTGGCCACAGATTCGTGAGGAGATCATCACCCGTGACAACGAGTCCTGTCTGCGCTGCGGTATGGGCCGCGAAGCTCACCGCGAGAGGTTCGGACGTGATCTCCCGGTTCACCACCGGATTCCTCGACGCCGGTTCTACAACGACCCAGATCAGTCGGTCGACGATGCAGATGTACCGAGTAACCTGCTGACTCTCTGTATCCCGTGCCATCGCCGCCTTGAACGGCTGCCAGTCCAACCAGTAGTTGACTAACAAGCGAAGTTCTACGCTCAGTTCGAATCAAATCGCCGTCCAGCAAAGCGTCTACCTCCCGCCGGCGTGACGTAGATGGAGTTCTATTTTCTTCCCGATCTTCCCGAGTCGACTGGTAAGCGGGGGTTTCTCAGTACTTAGGATATGAGAAGCCACGCAGCTCCAAATGCAAGCAGAGAGACGGTCAGATTGCCGAGCGCATTCATGAATGCATCTCTCTGTTCGCCCTGCTCCCAGAGGCTAACAGTCTGAAAGCTAAACGACGAGAATGTCGTGAACGCCCCACAGAATCCGACACTCACCAAGAGGAGGATGTCGGAATCACTTACCCCAAAAATGACTGAGCCCAGGATGAAGCTCCCGAGCGTGTTTACGACGAGGGTGGCCCACGGGAACGACGTGTTGTCAATCAGCTGCCCGACCACATAACGCAGGACTGC
This window contains:
- the crcB gene encoding fluoride efflux transporter CrcB, translated to MEILLISIGGAVGAVLRYVVGQLIDNTSFPWATLVVNTLGSFILGSVIFGVSDSDILLLVSVGFCGAFTTFSSFSFQTVSLWEQGEQRDAFMNALGNLTVSLLAFGAAWLLIS